The following coding sequences are from one Candidatus Binataceae bacterium window:
- a CDS encoding phosphomannomutase/phosphoglucomutase — translation MNPQVFREYDIRGVVERDFDDAFVTDLGRAYATLLKRAGKSTVTVGRDCRLSSDRLFALFSEGLLKSGINVVDIGVVPTPLLYFSVAHWGMDGGAMITGSHNAAEYNGFKLGVGPSTIFGDEIQEVRRIIERRDFPAAGARGALSSRAVIPEYCDFIKRNITLRPGLKVAVDGGNGCGGAVAAPLMRELGVETVELYIEMDGRFPNHHPDPTVEENMRDLIAAVKSSGARLGIAYDGDADRVGAVNEQGRIVWGDELMVVFSRAILRERPGAAFIGDVKCSNRMYDDIARHGGRPIMWKTGHSLIKSKLKEEHAALAGEMSGHMFFADRYYGFDDAIYASFRLLEIVSREGRGLAELLADLPKSHFTPEIRLDCPDDRKFEIVRKAAEYFRGRYDVIDIDGARVNFPGGWGLVRASNTQPALVMRFEARDEKTLGEIRALFESKLKELGAM, via the coding sequence ATGAATCCACAGGTCTTTCGCGAATACGATATCCGGGGCGTGGTCGAGCGCGACTTCGACGACGCCTTCGTGACCGATCTCGGCCGCGCCTACGCCACCCTGCTCAAACGCGCGGGCAAGAGCACGGTGACTGTGGGCCGCGACTGTCGGCTCTCGTCGGACCGGCTGTTCGCGCTGTTCAGCGAGGGACTGCTGAAAAGCGGAATCAACGTGGTGGATATCGGCGTGGTGCCGACGCCGCTTTTATATTTCTCGGTGGCGCACTGGGGGATGGACGGCGGCGCGATGATCACCGGCAGCCACAACGCCGCCGAGTACAACGGCTTCAAGCTCGGCGTGGGGCCGTCGACGATCTTCGGCGACGAGATCCAGGAAGTCCGGCGGATAATCGAGCGGCGCGATTTCCCCGCCGCCGGCGCGCGCGGCGCGCTCAGCTCGCGCGCGGTGATTCCCGAGTACTGCGACTTCATCAAGCGCAACATCACGCTGCGCCCCGGGCTCAAGGTCGCAGTGGACGGCGGCAACGGATGCGGCGGCGCGGTCGCGGCGCCGCTGATGCGCGAGCTGGGGGTCGAGACGGTCGAGCTGTATATCGAGATGGACGGGCGCTTCCCCAACCATCATCCCGACCCGACCGTCGAGGAGAACATGCGCGACCTGATCGCGGCGGTCAAAAGCTCCGGCGCGCGGCTGGGTATCGCCTACGACGGCGACGCCGACCGGGTCGGCGCGGTGAACGAGCAGGGGCGAATCGTGTGGGGCGACGAGCTGATGGTGGTGTTCTCGCGCGCGATCCTGCGCGAGCGGCCGGGCGCCGCCTTCATCGGCGACGTCAAATGTTCCAATCGCATGTACGACGACATCGCGCGCCACGGCGGCCGCCCGATCATGTGGAAGACCGGCCACTCGCTCATCAAGAGCAAGCTCAAGGAGGAGCACGCCGCGCTCGCAGGCGAGATGAGCGGGCACATGTTCTTCGCCGACCGCTACTACGGCTTCGACGACGCAATTTACGCCTCCTTCCGCCTGCTCGAGATCGTCAGCCGCGAGGGGCGCGGGCTCGCGGAGCTGCTCGCCGACCTGCCCAAGAGCCACTTCACGCCGGAAATCCGGCTCGATTGCCCGGACGACCGCAAGTTCGAGATCGTGCGCAAGGCCGCCGAGTACTTCCGCGGCCGCTACGACGTGATTGATATCGACGGCGCGCGCGTCAACTTCCCCGGCGGATGGGGCCTGGTGCGCGCCTCCAACACCCAGCCGGCGCTGGTGATGCGTTTCGAAGCGCGCGACGAGAAGACACTCGGCGAGATCCGCGCGCTGTTCGAGAGCAAGCTCAAAGAACTGGGCGCGATGTGA
- a CDS encoding sugar phosphate nucleotidyltransferase, with amino-acid sequence MSARRAAALIIAGGRGTRFWPESRARRPKPLFSIDGRATLLGETIARLKPLIERRQIFVLVPVDQRALFRSALRGLLPPANLIVEPEGRGTAVAIAYGCAVIANRCGAGVVAVMPADHYIAPAAGFRRTLADAIGLAAARRAVVVIGVAPTRAEPGYGYQQIGRRVGRGFEVERFVEKPPLAQARRMVASGRFLWNAGIFVMDTRALEAELDEHAPALAGAMRELGGARPAAVARIYRRLHFDAFDRVVAEKSRNVLTVKARFGWHDVGSWEGLWQAVRGRASNVLKGEVLALDSEGVLARADRRLMVLLGVRDLVAVDTGDAILIAGRQSSQELRRVVDELARRGLQRYL; translated from the coding sequence GTGAGCGCGCGGCGCGCAGCGGCGCTGATCATCGCGGGCGGGCGCGGCACGCGCTTCTGGCCCGAGAGCCGCGCGCGGCGGCCCAAGCCGCTGTTCTCGATCGACGGCCGCGCAACGCTGCTCGGCGAGACTATCGCGCGGCTCAAGCCGCTGATCGAGCGGCGCCAAATTTTCGTGCTGGTCCCCGTGGACCAGCGCGCGCTCTTCCGCAGCGCGCTGCGCGGACTCCTGCCGCCGGCCAATCTGATCGTCGAGCCCGAGGGGCGCGGCACCGCGGTAGCGATCGCTTACGGATGCGCCGTGATCGCCAATCGCTGCGGTGCCGGCGTTGTCGCGGTGATGCCGGCCGACCATTACATCGCCCCCGCCGCCGGCTTTCGGCGCACGCTGGCCGACGCGATCGGACTTGCCGCCGCGCGCCGCGCGGTGGTGGTGATCGGCGTCGCGCCGACGCGGGCCGAGCCCGGCTACGGCTACCAGCAGATCGGCCGGCGCGTCGGGCGTGGCTTCGAAGTCGAACGCTTCGTCGAGAAGCCGCCGCTGGCGCAGGCGCGCCGGATGGTCGCGTCGGGCAGGTTCCTGTGGAACGCCGGGATTTTCGTGATGGACACACGGGCGCTGGAGGCGGAACTCGACGAGCACGCCCCCGCGCTTGCCGGCGCGATGCGCGAGCTGGGCGGCGCCCGGCCGGCGGCCGTCGCGCGCATCTACCGACGGCTTCACTTCGACGCCTTCGACCGCGTGGTCGCCGAGAAGAGCCGCAACGTGCTCACGGTCAAGGCGCGCTTTGGATGGCACGATGTCGGGAGCTGGGAGGGACTGTGGCAGGCGGTGCGCGGGCGCGCCTCCAACGTGCTCAAGGGCGAGGTGCTCGCGCTCGACTCCGAGGGCGTGCTGGCGCGTGCCGACCGGCGCCTGATGGTGCTGCTCGGGGTGAGGGACCTGGTGGCGGTCGATACCGGCGACGCGATCCTGATCGCCGGCCGCCAAAGCTCGCAGGAACTGCGCCGCGTCGTAGACGAACTCGCCCGCCGCGGCCTGCAGCGCTACCTGTAG
- a CDS encoding cupin domain-containing protein: MLKERRRIVTAIDADGKSYVASDGPSPNLREHGAGGAAELWVTDATPADNRAAGDPATRPARLEPPAGGSVFRFFMVAPENRALSAEAQEAIAAARFAAMGASHCRVDTSRHPSMHTTRTVDYIILLSGRVTLLLDKGEVDLEPFDVVIQRGTNHGWVNRGTEPALLAAILIDARPL, from the coding sequence ATGCTCAAAGAGAGGCGGCGAATCGTAACCGCCATCGACGCCGACGGAAAATCGTACGTGGCAAGTGACGGGCCGTCGCCCAACCTCCGCGAGCACGGCGCGGGCGGCGCCGCCGAGCTGTGGGTGACCGACGCCACGCCCGCCGATAACCGGGCGGCGGGTGACCCCGCCACGCGCCCGGCGCGGCTCGAACCGCCCGCCGGCGGCAGCGTGTTCCGCTTCTTCATGGTCGCGCCCGAGAACAGGGCGCTCTCGGCCGAGGCGCAGGAGGCGATCGCGGCGGCGCGCTTTGCCGCGATGGGCGCCTCGCATTGCCGGGTCGATACTTCGCGCCATCCGAGCATGCACACCACACGCACCGTCGATTACATCATCCTGCTCTCAGGGCGGGTGACGCTGCTGCTCGACAAGGGCGAGGTCGATCTCGAGCCGTTCGACGTCGTGATCCAGCGCGGGACCAACCACGGATGGGTCAATCGGGGGACGGAGCCGGCCCTGCTGGCGGCGATCCTGATCGACGCCAGGCCGCTCTGA
- a CDS encoding adenosine-specific kinase, with the protein MELSAIPVAKPADANVIIGQAHFIKTAEDLYEAVVAAVPGVKFGVAFCEASGPCLVRHTGTDAELEDAAVRAAEAIGAGHVFVIMLGNAFPINVLNQVKAVGEVCTIFCATANELRVIVADEGGARGVLGVIDGSAPKGVEGEREQEERRALLRRFGYKH; encoded by the coding sequence ATGGAACTGAGCGCGATCCCAGTCGCCAAGCCGGCCGACGCCAACGTCATCATCGGCCAGGCCCATTTCATCAAGACCGCCGAGGATCTCTACGAGGCGGTCGTCGCCGCGGTGCCCGGGGTGAAGTTCGGCGTCGCCTTCTGCGAGGCCTCTGGGCCCTGCCTCGTCCGCCACACCGGCACCGACGCCGAGCTGGAGGACGCGGCGGTGCGCGCGGCCGAAGCGATCGGTGCCGGGCACGTTTTCGTGATCATGCTTGGCAACGCGTTCCCGATAAACGTGCTCAACCAGGTCAAGGCGGTCGGCGAGGTGTGCACGATCTTTTGCGCCACCGCCAACGAGCTCCGCGTGATCGTCGCCGACGAGGGCGGCGCGCGCGGTGTGCTCGGTGTGATCGACGGCAGCGCGCCCAAGGGCGTCGAGGGCGAGCGCGAGCAGGAGGAGCGGCGGGCGCTGCTGCGCCGCTTCGGCTACAAGCATTAG
- a CDS encoding transglycosylase domain-containing protein has protein sequence MSSARRRGRAGAAGGWLRRTLRRLGPRRIALGGLLLCAFATGFYLAQLYSEISALIRQREAALTSAIYSAPLVIERGDDVAKLHLLDRLDHLSYTRVANPARPGEYALTPGRITIYLRSFREGLREYPDELIHLSLDGTVVERVADPFGTALDAAALEPEVIGRLLPGAPAERVEVHLGELPPYLTRGLLATEDRYFYYHPGFDPIRMVEAAVADLRSHRLRQGASTITQQLARTFIDRHERTFARKLRELAVALVIEMRLSKDQILERYINDVPMGEYDGTPITGMPLAARYFFNKDLHEVTPAEAATLIGMIQAPTLYDPRRHPDAARARRDVVLAIMRRAGAIDAAQYAAASGAPIQLASSPGLRRAPYFTDYVISEVERIPGFGGNLAGLKVYTTLDPEMEQEAQAAVEANLARLERAHPRLRRTRRAERLQGSLLALDVRTGAILAMVGGRDYASSQFNRAVQAERQPGSAFKPIVYLSALDPLRSPLGQPVTLASLLPDRPMSFGGWAPANYERNFQGTVTVVEALAESLNVPTAYLGSLLHPPTIVRTAHEMGINEDLPAVLPISIGAAETTLIELTGAYQIFASGGVSRPPYALEAVYDAHDHLIYEHKAHALRLIDPPVAYLITGALEQVLRWGTGAGAARMGLDFPAAGKTGTTDDYRDAYFVGYTPRVVCGAWVGFDRPQSIGMTGAAAALPAWVSFMSAVTPRTAAQFRPPAGITMATIDPQSGGLATANCPRAVALPFLSGTAPTQMCPLHGGVAPAPTLVAGPGAAAPPGAAGMAGAPGAAPTPATNGLLGSIGNFFGSLFGH, from the coding sequence ATGAGCAGCGCACGCAGGCGGGGCCGGGCAGGCGCGGCGGGTGGATGGCTGCGCCGCACGCTTAGGCGGCTGGGGCCGCGGCGCATCGCGCTCGGCGGGCTCCTGCTGTGCGCCTTCGCCACGGGTTTCTATCTCGCCCAGCTCTACAGCGAAATCTCGGCGCTTATTCGACAACGCGAGGCCGCGCTGACCTCGGCGATCTACTCCGCGCCGCTGGTGATCGAGCGCGGCGACGACGTCGCCAAGCTCCATCTGCTCGACCGCCTCGACCATCTGAGCTACACCCGCGTCGCCAATCCGGCCCGCCCGGGCGAGTACGCGCTGACCCCAGGGCGGATCACGATTTACCTGCGCAGCTTTCGCGAGGGACTGCGCGAGTACCCCGACGAACTGATTCATCTGAGCCTCGATGGCACCGTGGTCGAGCGCGTGGCCGACCCCTTCGGGACCGCGCTTGACGCCGCGGCGCTCGAACCCGAGGTGATCGGCAGGCTGCTGCCGGGGGCGCCCGCCGAGCGCGTCGAGGTGCATCTGGGCGAGCTGCCGCCCTACCTGACGCGCGGTCTGCTCGCGACCGAAGACCGCTACTTCTACTACCATCCCGGCTTCGACCCGATTCGGATGGTGGAGGCGGCGGTCGCGGACCTGCGCTCGCATCGCCTGCGCCAGGGCGCGAGCACGATCACCCAGCAGCTCGCCCGCACCTTCATCGATCGCCACGAGCGCACCTTCGCGCGCAAGCTGCGCGAACTGGCGGTCGCGCTCGTGATCGAGATGCGCCTCAGCAAGGATCAGATCCTCGAGCGGTACATCAACGACGTCCCGATGGGCGAGTACGACGGCACGCCGATCACCGGGATGCCGCTGGCGGCGCGCTACTTCTTCAACAAAGACTTGCACGAGGTAACGCCGGCGGAGGCCGCGACGCTGATCGGGATGATCCAGGCGCCGACGCTCTACGATCCCCGCCGCCATCCCGATGCCGCCCGCGCGCGCCGCGACGTCGTGCTCGCGATCATGCGCCGCGCCGGTGCCATCGACGCCGCGCAGTACGCCGCGGCCAGCGGCGCGCCGATCCAGCTCGCCAGCTCACCCGGTTTGCGCCGCGCGCCCTACTTCACCGACTACGTAATCTCCGAGGTCGAACGCATCCCCGGCTTCGGCGGCAACCTGGCCGGGCTCAAAGTGTACACGACGCTCGACCCCGAGATGGAGCAGGAGGCGCAGGCGGCGGTCGAAGCCAACCTGGCGCGCCTGGAGCGCGCGCATCCGCGGCTGCGCCGCACGCGGCGCGCCGAGCGGCTGCAAGGCTCGCTGCTCGCGCTCGACGTGCGCACGGGCGCGATCCTGGCGATGGTCGGCGGGCGCGACTATGCGTCGAGCCAGTTCAACCGCGCGGTGCAGGCCGAGCGCCAGCCCGGCTCGGCCTTCAAGCCGATCGTCTATCTGAGCGCGCTCGATCCTTTGCGCTCGCCGCTGGGGCAGCCGGTGACGCTGGCCTCGCTGCTGCCCGACCGTCCGATGTCGTTCGGCGGATGGGCGCCGGCCAACTACGAGCGCAACTTTCAGGGCACGGTCACGGTAGTCGAGGCGCTCGCCGAGTCGCTCAACGTGCCGACCGCCTACCTTGGCAGCCTGCTGCACCCGCCGACGATCGTGCGCACGGCGCACGAGATGGGCATCAACGAGGACCTCCCCGCCGTGCTGCCGATCTCGATCGGCGCCGCCGAAACCACCCTCATCGAGCTGACCGGCGCCTACCAGATTTTCGCAAGCGGCGGCGTTTCGCGCCCGCCCTACGCGCTGGAGGCGGTGTACGATGCGCACGATCATCTGATCTACGAGCACAAGGCGCACGCGCTTAGACTCATCGATCCGCCGGTCGCCTACCTGATAACCGGCGCGCTCGAACAGGTGCTGCGATGGGGCACGGGCGCGGGCGCGGCGCGGATGGGGCTGGACTTTCCCGCGGCGGGCAAGACCGGCACCACCGACGACTATCGCGACGCCTACTTCGTCGGCTACACGCCGCGCGTCGTGTGCGGCGCGTGGGTCGGGTTCGATCGCCCGCAGAGCATCGGGATGACCGGCGCGGCGGCAGCGCTGCCCGCGTGGGTCAGCTTCATGAGCGCGGTCACGCCGCGCACCGCTGCGCAGTTCAGGCCGCCGGCGGGGATCACGATGGCGACGATCGATCCGCAAAGCGGCGGGCTGGCGACGGCGAACTGTCCGCGCGCGGTCGCACTGCCGTTTCTGAGCGGTACCGCGCCGACCCAGATGTGCCCGCTGCACGGCGGGGTCGCGCCCGCGCCGACGCTGGTTGCGGGTCCGGGCGCGGCGGCGCCGCCGGGCGCCGCGGGGATGGCAGGGGCGCCCGGAGCCGCGCCGACGCCTGCGACCAACGGTTTGTTAGGTTCGATCGGGAATTTCTTCGGTTCGCTCTTCGGCCACTGA
- a CDS encoding molybdopterin-dependent oxidoreductase, whose product MNRRKFVKLAGAAIALGGAPAAARALAAAEAPKPPAGGWGGLTPNADFYVTSYGATPRVDPNRWRLKIHGLAANPLELDLATVKSLPPISETLTLECIGNPPNGTAIGNALWVGPKLRPLLERARPSRKAGYAALRGADGYATGIPLDELMREENFLPHLMNGEALPPDHGFPLRIFIPGKYGMKQPKWLTEIEFVDREFVGYWEARGWSNSAWRKINSGFFYPQVSYSLLNLVAPAARVTAPVEMVGWALAGPSGVHRVDVSTDDGATWDTAEITPSRSAYIWSVWKYRFAPRRAGNYKVRVRAVDGDGRAQPPSDPDTSAGQSAQARLSLDVTAAA is encoded by the coding sequence ATGAATCGCCGGAAATTCGTCAAACTGGCGGGCGCCGCTATCGCGCTCGGCGGAGCGCCCGCCGCCGCGCGCGCGCTTGCCGCCGCCGAGGCGCCCAAGCCGCCGGCTGGCGGATGGGGCGGGCTTACGCCCAACGCGGACTTTTACGTGACCTCGTACGGGGCCACGCCGCGCGTGGATCCGAACCGATGGCGGCTGAAGATTCACGGCCTCGCCGCCAATCCGCTGGAGCTCGACCTGGCAACGGTCAAGTCGCTGCCGCCGATAAGCGAGACGCTGACGCTGGAGTGTATCGGCAACCCGCCCAACGGCACCGCGATCGGCAATGCGTTGTGGGTCGGGCCCAAGCTCAGGCCGTTGCTCGAGCGCGCGCGCCCCTCGCGCAAGGCAGGATACGCGGCGCTGCGCGGCGCCGACGGTTACGCCACCGGCATACCGCTCGACGAACTGATGCGCGAGGAGAATTTCCTGCCCCACCTGATGAACGGCGAGGCGCTGCCGCCAGACCACGGCTTTCCCCTGCGCATCTTCATCCCGGGCAAGTACGGAATGAAGCAGCCCAAATGGTTGACCGAGATCGAATTCGTCGATCGCGAGTTCGTCGGCTATTGGGAGGCGCGCGGATGGAGTAACAGCGCGTGGCGCAAGATCAACTCGGGCTTCTTCTATCCGCAGGTCAGCTACAGCTTGCTCAACCTGGTCGCGCCCGCCGCCAGGGTGACGGCGCCGGTGGAGATGGTGGGATGGGCGCTGGCGGGGCCGTCGGGAGTCCATCGGGTCGACGTTTCGACCGACGACGGCGCGACGTGGGACACCGCTGAAATTACGCCGAGCCGCTCAGCTTACATCTGGAGCGTGTGGAAGTACCGCTTCGCGCCGCGCCGCGCTGGAAATTACAAGGTGCGCGTGCGCGCCGTCGACGGCGATGGACGCGCGCAGCCGCCCAGCGATCCCGACACCAGCGCCGGCCAGAGCGCCCAGGCGCGGCTCAGCCTCGACGTCACCGCGGCGGCGTGA
- a CDS encoding tRNA (adenine-N1)-methyltransferase yields the protein MESRLKENDPVIFIDRKGRRYLKLLRPGSRITIRGELAADALIGQDEGSRVKFSSGETFLVLRPTYADLIPHLPRRAQVIYPKDTGPLLVWGDVFPGATVIEGGVGAGALTIALLRAVGPAGRVISYELREDFAAAARRNVATFYGEAPTWTLKLRDLYAGFDETGVDRLFLDLAEPRRALGVAARALRAGGVLVCYVPTAIQLHDTVEALNADGGFSEVESFETLLRNWHVKGMSVRPVHRMVAHSGFIIVARRLAALSRAASAPLPAPTASVPAHEAETEHLGSDEDDFEAEDDAADSDDV from the coding sequence TTGGAATCCCGGCTTAAAGAAAACGACCCTGTCATCTTCATCGATCGCAAGGGGCGGCGCTATCTCAAACTGTTGCGCCCCGGCTCGCGGATCACCATCCGCGGCGAACTCGCCGCCGACGCCCTGATCGGACAGGACGAAGGCTCGCGGGTGAAGTTCAGCTCCGGCGAGACCTTCCTCGTGCTGCGCCCGACCTACGCCGACCTCATCCCGCACCTGCCGCGCCGCGCCCAGGTAATCTACCCCAAAGACACCGGACCGCTCCTGGTGTGGGGCGACGTTTTCCCGGGCGCAACGGTGATCGAGGGCGGCGTCGGCGCGGGCGCGCTCACGATCGCGCTTTTGCGCGCGGTCGGCCCCGCGGGGCGCGTGATCTCCTACGAGCTGCGCGAGGACTTCGCCGCCGCCGCGCGGCGCAACGTCGCGACGTTCTATGGCGAGGCGCCCACCTGGACGCTTAAACTGCGCGATCTCTACGCCGGCTTCGACGAAACCGGCGTCGATCGGCTCTTCCTCGATCTCGCCGAGCCGCGCCGCGCGCTCGGCGTGGCGGCGCGCGCGCTGCGCGCGGGCGGCGTGCTGGTGTGCTACGTGCCGACCGCGATCCAGCTCCACGACACGGTCGAGGCGCTCAACGCCGACGGCGGCTTCAGCGAGGTCGAGTCGTTCGAGACCCTGCTGCGCAACTGGCACGTCAAGGGGATGAGCGTGCGGCCGGTGCATCGGATGGTCGCGCACTCGGGCTTCATCATCGTCGCCCGCCGGCTCGCCGCGCTTTCGCGCGCGGCGAGCGCGCCGCTCCCGGCACCGACGGCGTCGGTGCCGGCGCATGAGGCTGAGACCGAGCATTTGGGCAGCGATGAAGATGACTTCGAGGCCGAAGACGACGCAGCCGATTCGGACGACGTCTAG
- the secF gene encoding protein translocase subunit SecF, which yields MSFQLIPPDVNVDFVGKRYFFVALSTAINIAAIVLLFTVGLNYGVDFVGGSVVQLQFKQATDGSKIRDALRPLGLGEVTVQDFGAASRHQYLVRFEKVKNIGNLGKALEAQLDKAYGTGEAQVLRVETVGAKVGRDLRRDGFMAVVFATIFMGIFIAIQFRNVSWSFGAGAVIALIHDVLVVTGALVISRLEFDLTTLAALLTVIGYSVHDTIIVSDRIREDAAKRRREPIAEIMNRAINETLSRTILTSGTAIAVLIALLALGGPILRPPAFTLLVGFITGTYSSIYIAGPVVLFWEGKGSAKGKGAITRAA from the coding sequence ATGTCCTTTCAGCTGATACCTCCCGACGTCAACGTCGATTTCGTCGGCAAGCGCTATTTCTTCGTCGCGCTCTCGACCGCGATCAACATCGCCGCCATCGTGCTGTTATTCACGGTCGGCCTCAACTACGGAGTTGACTTCGTCGGCGGCAGCGTGGTGCAGCTGCAATTCAAGCAGGCCACCGACGGCAGCAAGATCCGCGACGCGCTGCGCCCGCTCGGCCTGGGCGAGGTCACCGTGCAGGACTTCGGCGCCGCCTCGCGCCATCAGTACCTTGTGCGCTTCGAGAAGGTCAAAAACATCGGCAACCTCGGCAAGGCGCTCGAAGCCCAGCTCGACAAGGCCTACGGCACGGGCGAGGCGCAGGTGCTGCGGGTGGAGACGGTCGGCGCCAAGGTTGGGAGGGACTTGCGCCGCGACGGCTTCATGGCGGTGGTCTTCGCCACCATCTTCATGGGCATCTTCATCGCAATCCAGTTCCGCAACGTGAGCTGGAGCTTCGGCGCGGGCGCGGTTATCGCGCTGATCCATGACGTGCTGGTGGTGACCGGCGCGCTGGTCATCTCGCGCCTGGAATTCGACCTCACCACGCTGGCCGCGCTGCTCACGGTCATCGGCTATTCGGTTCACGACACCATCATCGTCTCCGACCGCATCCGCGAAGACGCGGCCAAGCGCCGGCGCGAGCCGATCGCCGAGATCATGAACCGCGCGATCAATGAAACGCTCTCGCGCACCATTCTGACCTCGGGCACCGCGATCGCGGTGCTGATCGCGCTGCTCGCCCTGGGCGGGCCGATCCTGCGTCCGCCCGCCTTCACCCTGCTCGTCGGCTTCATCACCGGCACCTATTCGTCGATCTACATCGCGGGCCCGGTGGTGCTGTTCTGGGAGGGCAAGGGCAGCGCCAAAGGCAAGGGCGCAATCACGCGCGCCGCGTGA
- a CDS encoding GNAT family N-acetyltransferase — translation MAIETRPARESDIPEIARLVAAIAAYHESIDPRARFDWEEIRQAPAWLKTVLARDHHAIWVADIGDGRLVGYLWVRLNRDHQGYLPRVRGYVNHAYLDENWRGRGLMKPMLEAAYDWFLSKEVTVVTLTVLHRNWLGSSAWYKLGYEDWQHERRIELKPRSR, via the coding sequence ATGGCGATTGAGACGAGGCCCGCACGCGAGTCGGATATCCCGGAGATTGCCCGGCTGGTCGCGGCGATCGCGGCTTATCATGAGTCGATCGATCCCCGGGCGCGCTTCGACTGGGAGGAGATCCGCCAGGCTCCGGCGTGGCTTAAGACTGTGCTTGCCCGCGACCATCATGCGATCTGGGTCGCCGACATCGGCGACGGCCGGCTGGTCGGCTATCTGTGGGTGCGACTGAATCGCGATCATCAGGGCTACCTCCCGCGCGTGCGCGGCTACGTCAACCACGCCTACCTCGATGAGAACTGGCGCGGCAGGGGGCTGATGAAGCCGATGCTGGAGGCGGCGTACGACTGGTTCCTCTCCAAGGAGGTCACCGTGGTCACCCTGACCGTGCTCCATCGCAACTGGCTCGGCTCATCGGCGTGGTACAAGCTCGGCTACGAGGACTGGCAACACGAGCGGCGAATCGAGCTCAAGCCGCGTTCGCGATAG
- a CDS encoding IscS subfamily cysteine desulfurase, producing MVKLPIYMDNHATTPVDPRVLDAMLPYFREKFGNAASRNHSFGWEAEEAVDKARGQVAALINAKPKEIIFTSGATESDNEAIKGVVEFYKDKGSHVITCVTEHKAVLDSCRALERAGKATVTYLPVDKYGMVDPDAVRRAITDKTVLITVMYANNEIGTIHPVAEIGRIAKERGIIFHCDAVQAVGKIPVDVERDGIDLLSISAHKIYGPKGVGALYVRSKGPRVRLTPIIDGGGHERGMRSGTLNVPGIVGLGAACEIAGAEMAEEAVRVGELRDKLQAGLFERLDEIYLNGHPTERLPGNLNVSFAYVEGESLLMGVNDVAVSSGSACTSATLEPSYVIRALGINEELAHSSIRFGLGRFNTEEEIDYATERVAREVKRLREMSPLYEMAREGIDLKSVNWRAQ from the coding sequence ATGGTCAAGCTGCCGATATACATGGACAATCACGCGACCACCCCGGTCGATCCGCGGGTGCTCGACGCGATGCTGCCGTATTTTCGCGAGAAGTTCGGCAACGCCGCCAGCCGCAACCACAGCTTCGGCTGGGAGGCCGAAGAAGCGGTGGACAAGGCGCGCGGCCAGGTTGCGGCCCTGATCAATGCCAAGCCCAAGGAGATCATCTTCACCAGCGGCGCCACCGAGTCAGACAACGAGGCGATCAAGGGCGTCGTCGAGTTCTACAAGGACAAGGGCTCCCACGTAATCACCTGCGTTACGGAGCACAAGGCGGTGCTCGACAGCTGCCGCGCACTGGAGCGCGCGGGCAAGGCCACGGTCACCTATCTGCCGGTGGACAAGTACGGGATGGTCGATCCCGACGCGGTGCGCAGAGCGATCACCGACAAGACCGTGCTGATCACGGTCATGTACGCCAATAACGAGATCGGCACGATCCATCCGGTCGCCGAGATCGGCCGTATCGCCAAGGAGCGGGGCATCATCTTCCACTGTGACGCGGTCCAGGCGGTGGGCAAGATCCCGGTCGATGTCGAGCGCGATGGCATCGATCTGCTGTCGATCTCCGCGCACAAGATCTACGGACCCAAAGGCGTCGGCGCGCTCTACGTGCGCTCCAAGGGGCCGCGCGTGAGGCTTACCCCGATAATCGACGGCGGCGGGCACGAGCGCGGGATGCGCTCGGGCACGCTCAACGTGCCGGGGATCGTCGGCCTGGGCGCGGCGTGCGAAATTGCCGGCGCCGAGATGGCGGAGGAGGCTGTGCGCGTGGGCGAGCTGCGCGACAAGCTCCAGGCGGGGCTGTTCGAGCGGCTCGACGAGATTTACCTCAACGGCCATCCCACCGAGCGTCTGCCGGGCAATCTCAACGTCAGCTTCGCCTACGTCGAGGGCGAGTCGCTGCTGATGGGAGTCAACGACGTCGCGGTCAGCTCGGGTTCGGCCTGCACCTCGGCGACGCTGGAGCCGTCGTACGTGATCCGCGCGCTAGGAATCAACGAAGAGCTGGCGCACAGCTCGATCCGTTTCGGGTTGGGCCGCTTCAACACGGAAGAGGAGATCGACTACGCCACCGAGCGGGTCGCGCGCGAGGTCAAGCGGCTGCGCGAGATGTCGCCGCTGTACGAGATGGCGCGCGAGGGAATCGACCTGAAATCCGTCAACTGGCGGGCACAATAG